One Caldivirga sp. genomic region harbors:
- a CDS encoding beta-L-arabinofuranosidase domain-containing protein: protein MGIFIVDTSSSPHARLRPVSMSNVKLTDSFWSPRLDILINVTLPTMYSLLEETGRIDNFRRVSGKVKNPFRGLLYNDSDVYKWIEATAWALVSRHSEQLTKVLNDVVNIIAEAQLPDGYINTYFYDRLGERYRYLRQSHELYCAGHLMQAAIACKRSNACPRLYSTALRLADHIADVFNDNGIVAVDGHPEIEIALVELYRESRDIRYLNEAIFQLENRGKGVLRRFRMPGAWDASDEYFIDHKPIKELEKVPIAHAVRFLYLTSGATDVYMETGDRALWSALERLWIDLTSTRMYVTGGVGSRYEGESIGEPYELPNDRAYSETCAAVANVMWNYRMLLATGDAKYADVMELTLYNAALAGISLDGKSYFYVNPLASRGEHRRQPWFETACCPPNIARLIASLPGYLYSMSSDGLWIHLYVASRVNVNLNGNAIELIVDTDYPWNGEIKVIVNPSKEDEFTLYMRIPGWCHEGKLLINGEEQGLELRPSTYVGVRRVWRTGDELTLRLPMRIEFAVSHPHVLANTSRVAIKRGPLVYCLEQTDNPNVDVWDIALKSTCHLEARYVRDLLNGVVVIEGDAYEVSSRQAGTYMSLNDFKLSLRPIKFRAIPYYAWANREPGPMTVWIPLIDYYNAVKG from the coding sequence ATGGGAATCTTCATTGTTGATACATCAAGTAGTCCACACGCTAGGTTAAGACCTGTTTCAATGAGTAATGTTAAGCTTACTGATAGTTTTTGGTCGCCTAGGTTGGATATCCTAATTAACGTAACATTACCCACAATGTATTCTCTACTTGAGGAAACTGGAAGAATAGATAACTTCAGAAGAGTTTCGGGAAAGGTTAAGAACCCATTTAGGGGATTACTCTACAATGATTCTGACGTTTACAAGTGGATTGAGGCTACTGCATGGGCCTTAGTTAGTAGGCATAGTGAACAGTTAACTAAGGTACTTAATGATGTGGTTAATATTATTGCTGAAGCCCAATTGCCTGATGGGTACATTAACACCTACTTCTACGATAGGTTAGGGGAAAGGTATAGGTACCTTAGGCAATCACATGAATTATACTGTGCAGGCCACCTCATGCAGGCCGCCATCGCATGCAAGAGGAGTAATGCATGTCCAAGACTCTATAGTACAGCATTAAGGCTTGCCGATCACATAGCTGATGTATTTAATGATAATGGAATAGTGGCTGTTGATGGACATCCTGAGATTGAAATAGCACTAGTCGAATTGTATAGGGAGAGTAGGGATATAAGATACCTTAATGAGGCAATTTTTCAATTAGAGAATAGGGGTAAGGGTGTTTTAAGAAGATTCAGAATGCCAGGTGCATGGGATGCAAGTGATGAGTACTTCATAGATCATAAGCCAATTAAGGAATTGGAAAAGGTACCTATAGCTCATGCGGTAAGGTTCCTCTACCTTACATCAGGTGCCACTGACGTGTACATGGAAACTGGAGATAGGGCTCTGTGGAGTGCACTTGAGAGACTATGGATTGACCTAACCAGTACCAGAATGTACGTCACCGGTGGTGTTGGATCAAGATATGAGGGCGAGTCTATAGGTGAACCATATGAATTACCTAATGATAGGGCCTATTCGGAAACCTGCGCAGCAGTCGCTAATGTAATGTGGAATTACAGGATGCTGCTGGCTACTGGGGATGCTAAGTATGCGGATGTAATGGAGCTAACCCTCTATAATGCTGCATTGGCTGGAATATCCCTAGATGGTAAATCATACTTCTACGTTAACCCACTTGCAAGTAGGGGTGAACATAGGAGACAGCCTTGGTTTGAAACAGCATGTTGCCCACCAAATATTGCTAGGTTAATCGCATCATTACCTGGTTACCTATACTCAATGTCTAGTGACGGCCTATGGATCCACTTGTACGTGGCATCAAGGGTTAATGTTAACCTTAATGGTAATGCCATAGAGCTTATAGTTGACACTGATTATCCATGGAATGGGGAAATTAAGGTGATAGTTAACCCAAGTAAGGAGGATGAGTTTACACTATACATGAGAATACCTGGCTGGTGCCATGAAGGTAAATTACTTATTAATGGTGAGGAGCAAGGTCTTGAACTGAGACCATCAACTTACGTGGGGGTTAGGAGGGTTTGGAGGACTGGGGATGAATTGACTTTAAGATTACCCATGCGTATTGAATTTGCCGTTTCTCATCCGCATGTGTTAGCTAATACGTCTAGGGTTGCTATTAAGAGGGGTCCACTGGTTTATTGCCTTGAACAGACCGATAATCCAAATGTTGATGTATGGGATATTGCCCTTAAGAGTACATGCCACCTTGAAGCTAGGTACGTTAGGGACTTACTTAATGGTGTAGTTGTGATTGAGGGTGATGCCTATGAGGTGAGTAGTAGGCAGGCAGGGACATATATGTCACTTAACGATTTTAAACTCAGCTTAAGACCCATTAAGTTTAGGGCCATACCATACTATGCATGGGCTAATAGGGAGCCGGGACCCATGACTGTTTGGATACCATTAATTGATTATTATAATGCAGTAAAGGGATAA
- a CDS encoding 50S ribosomal protein L16: MPLRPAKCYKRIKRPYTRLEYIHGAPYVQIPRFEMGATKAKDRERFSSVAILRVLESGQIRVNALEAARQMAYKYLSKVLTDQNFYLKIVKYPHHVIRENKMLAMAGADRLQEGMRLAFGVPTGRAIQIEPGEVLMIVEVEDRNIAHAKEALNRARAKLPLPCRIELTRKSVIKG, encoded by the coding sequence ATGCCATTAAGGCCCGCTAAATGCTATAAGAGGATTAAGAGACCGTACACTAGGTTGGAGTATATTCACGGTGCTCCCTACGTTCAGATACCTAGGTTTGAAATGGGGGCTACTAAGGCTAAGGATAGGGAGAGGTTCAGTTCAGTTGCCATACTTAGGGTTCTTGAAAGTGGGCAAATTAGGGTTAATGCCCTTGAGGCTGCTAGGCAAATGGCCTATAAGTACTTGTCCAAGGTTCTAACTGATCAGAACTTCTACCTAAAGATAGTTAAGTATCCTCATCACGTTATTAGGGAGAATAAAATGTTGGCCATGGCTGGGGCTGACCGTTTACAGGAGGGTATGAGGCTTGCCTTCGGTGTGCCTACTGGTAGGGCGATTCAGATTGAGCCAGGGGAAGTATTAATGATTGTTGAGGTGGAGGATAGGAATATTGCACATGCTAAGGAGGCTTTAAACAGAGCTAGGGCTAAGTTACCGTTACCGTGTAGAATTGAGCTGACTAGGAAGTCAGTAATCAAAGGCTAA
- a CDS encoding carboxypeptidase-like regulatory domain-containing protein, giving the protein MSFRGKLLGAIAIVIAGLILYSTAIYVATITQQVTPTQNQAISINLPYYAEVQYIDVINQTVSLSIPAGGTYTITAPLPPGPGYSLEYLEVYFPTPLPSIGISGNILKSVNEYGFVTSAYSPSGSIVLVNSGQNTVNGTVVVSSVFVKTIYVPLTNQASINITAPDYTYQYVTDQYVELTIPNNAPFSVQDVVLPNGSAFSQLVEKWSGNVTAIQLDYKHVKLDMSYLPSGNYSVELLQGSQYEMPFAMLVKGTQFYNTTVDAHSQVIITTNNFGIPSGWSIMGYVVTVYTVQPLVVGENGGTFIVEANRISPVYTLSQLIVVHGVSYILPPFIRFMPIIGIYVIYDTQFKVVNPLNVPLVVEYMPIIYKPVGQWSNGNLQVQVYQSDVAQGMWTSLVVQLPETATITSIVTPSGTTYSGYTSSELPWGSEFRLISISPDGHEAYIAVSTLGVSQPGLYTVNVHWDPLVVRVHNTYGSPVSTTITASQNGQVYGTFNTNSSGIALVSVSNPYPVSLSIYYEGVDTYNIGVTTLIKKPIDVTLGVYNVTAIVVGFFNQAISKANVTMYRIGTGPVYSQLTGPNGASQLNGVLAGVYQLTASYGHAKYSRFLTVNSDEVALIKTNILTIINGFPVTTGDAIIGAVGIPAVAGVAYAIKSLVERRKPYHVETT; this is encoded by the coding sequence ATGTCATTTAGAGGGAAGTTACTTGGAGCAATAGCAATAGTAATAGCGGGTTTAATACTGTACAGTACGGCTATTTATGTTGCTACCATAACCCAGCAAGTAACCCCAACTCAAAACCAAGCTATATCAATTAACTTACCTTACTATGCAGAGGTTCAGTATATTGATGTAATTAACCAGACTGTTAGCTTATCAATACCCGCAGGTGGCACATACACTATAACTGCCCCTCTGCCTCCAGGTCCTGGCTACAGTTTAGAGTACCTTGAGGTTTACTTCCCCACGCCTCTACCGTCAATCGGCATCTCTGGTAACATTCTGAAGAGCGTTAATGAGTATGGTTTTGTAACGTCAGCTTACTCACCGTCTGGTTCAATAGTGTTGGTTAATTCAGGCCAGAACACCGTTAATGGCACCGTAGTGGTTTCATCAGTGTTCGTTAAGACAATTTACGTACCTCTAACTAACCAAGCTTCAATAAACATAACTGCACCAGACTACACTTACCAGTACGTTACTGACCAGTACGTGGAGTTAACGATTCCCAATAATGCGCCCTTCAGTGTGCAGGATGTAGTGTTACCTAACGGTAGCGCCTTCAGCCAATTGGTTGAGAAGTGGAGTGGTAATGTGACTGCCATTCAATTGGATTACAAGCACGTTAAGCTAGATATGTCGTATCTACCATCCGGCAACTATAGTGTTGAGTTACTTCAGGGTTCACAGTATGAAATGCCATTTGCAATGCTAGTCAAGGGTACTCAATTCTACAATACTACTGTTGATGCACATAGCCAAGTTATAATAACCACCAACAACTTCGGCATACCCTCAGGCTGGTCAATAATGGGTTACGTTGTTACTGTTTACACTGTCCAGCCGCTAGTAGTTGGTGAAAATGGCGGTACCTTCATTGTTGAGGCTAATAGAATTTCACCAGTCTATACACTGAGTCAACTAATTGTAGTGCATGGTGTTAGTTACATACTGCCGCCCTTCATAAGGTTCATGCCAATCATTGGGATTTACGTGATTTACGATACTCAATTCAAGGTAGTTAACCCACTGAATGTGCCTCTGGTTGTTGAGTACATGCCAATAATCTATAAGCCGGTTGGGCAGTGGAGTAATGGTAACTTACAGGTTCAGGTTTACCAAAGTGATGTGGCCCAAGGCATGTGGACATCATTGGTTGTTCAGTTACCTGAGACAGCAACCATAACCAGTATAGTTACCCCAAGTGGTACCACCTACAGTGGGTATACTTCATCAGAGTTACCGTGGGGTAGTGAGTTCAGGCTAATCTCAATATCACCGGATGGTCATGAAGCCTACATTGCAGTAAGCACACTAGGTGTGTCTCAGCCAGGTCTATACACTGTTAACGTGCATTGGGATCCATTAGTGGTTAGGGTTCACAATACTTATGGTTCACCAGTGAGCACTACAATAACTGCATCACAGAATGGACAAGTGTATGGCACCTTCAACACGAACTCAAGCGGTATAGCGTTAGTAAGTGTAAGTAACCCGTACCCTGTTTCACTATCAATATACTATGAGGGAGTCGACACATACAACATTGGAGTTACAACGCTCATTAAGAAGCCGATAGACGTAACCTTAGGAGTCTATAATGTAACCGCCATTGTGGTGGGCTTCTTCAACCAGGCGATAAGTAAGGCTAACGTAACAATGTATAGGATTGGCACTGGTCCAGTTTACTCTCAGTTAACTGGACCAAACGGTGCCTCACAGTTAAATGGCGTCTTAGCTGGAGTCTACCAGTTAACGGCATCTTATGGGCACGCTAAGTACAGTAGGTTCCTAACTGTAAACTCAGATGAGGTCGCATTAATTAAGACTAACATACTGACCATAATAAACGGCTTCCCAGTAACTACAGGTGACGCGATAATTGGGGCTGTTGGAATACCTGCCGTTGCAGGGGTTGCCTACGCCATAAAGAGTCTTGTAGAGAGAAGGAAGCCTTATCATGTTGAGACAACGTAA
- the mvk gene encoding mevalonate kinase, with translation MSVLRVTATAPGVVKLFGEHAVVYGKPAIAMAINKGIKVTVEETNDDSLVILAKDLSVKGIAIRVTGGLIEGNVIDDGQLSRLASYALTALRLVSEKYGGDLRGIRVIIESQLPIGAGLATSAAVSVAAVAAYARLINVKLSKEDIAKISHSVELTVQGAASPMDTATSSIGGVMYIKPGIELKRLSTSLKIPLVVGYVERESTTSELVKRVKALYGKYPAVIEKVMDSIGAIVDEALAALNKSDYVALGELMNINQGLLEALGVSNHRLSNIVYMARRAGALGAKLSGGGGGGAVIALAPGVEDKVAIAVKLAGGEVILIDANYEGVRIEDYG, from the coding sequence ATGAGTGTATTAAGGGTAACTGCCACAGCGCCGGGAGTTGTTAAATTGTTTGGGGAGCACGCTGTTGTTTACGGTAAACCAGCCATAGCTATGGCTATAAACAAAGGTATTAAGGTTACTGTTGAGGAGACAAATGATGATTCGCTTGTGATTCTGGCAAAGGATCTTTCAGTTAAAGGTATTGCAATAAGAGTTACTGGGGGTTTAATTGAGGGTAATGTAATTGATGATGGTCAATTAAGTAGGCTTGCCTCATACGCTTTAACAGCGTTGAGGCTTGTCTCAGAGAAGTATGGCGGCGATTTAAGAGGTATCAGGGTAATTATTGAGAGTCAGTTACCCATTGGGGCTGGTTTAGCAACATCAGCAGCGGTATCAGTAGCCGCAGTGGCGGCCTATGCAAGGTTAATTAACGTTAAATTAAGTAAGGAGGATATTGCCAAGATTAGTCATTCAGTGGAGTTAACGGTTCAAGGCGCAGCAAGCCCTATGGATACTGCAACATCAAGTATTGGTGGCGTAATGTACATTAAACCTGGAATTGAATTAAAAAGGCTAAGCACTTCACTTAAAATACCACTAGTGGTTGGTTATGTTGAGAGGGAATCAACCACAAGTGAACTAGTTAAGAGAGTTAAAGCACTTTACGGCAAGTATCCTGCAGTTATTGAGAAGGTAATGGATTCAATAGGGGCCATTGTTGATGAAGCATTGGCGGCCTTAAACAAGAGCGATTACGTAGCCTTAGGTGAATTAATGAATATTAATCAAGGCCTACTTGAGGCATTAGGGGTATCTAACCATAGGTTATCCAACATAGTGTACATGGCTAGGAGGGCAGGTGCCCTCGGGGCTAAGTTAAGCGGTGGAGGTGGGGGTGGTGCAGTGATAGCATTAGCGCCAGGAGTTGAGGATAAGGTTGCGATTGCAGTAAAGTTAGCAGGCGGTGAAGTAATATTAATTGATGCTAACTATGAGGGTGTACGCATTGAGGATTATGGTTAA
- a CDS encoding APC family permease: MVTTGSSSSEHKQYSSSNGLRRVLSFRELFFASLGGQSPFLSITTYGTAIILYAGLLAPLAALVGTLIVLVNGLVVYQLSRRLTRTGGYYAYANHFISHRVGIETGFIYLFYSILYGSAYAIGSAGIMWFLFHINFTYTLIAVLIVQAVLAILGIKPSAKYAVFAGSLELGILVVIGIVLLYLSGFKISLSLTTGQGISLAQFGYAALFAAAIPTGYGTITPLSGETKMASKTVPKAIIAVILTGGLLAVFDLFAFNSAGLALFESYGRFESLIKSMISMSAFNSPILYLLHEYFGVLIDIPVLVALVNDGVLGVLAYNLASSRVLFAMSIDGWVPKPLSYINVNTNNPMLAALVSSIGIIAVSLISSSLLSPLMAFLVLGGLSTMAGLLVHVVSDVSLMRLSIRKVEKYMGQVILATAALILAGYSITSALVSTKPMFVELFLGWLIIGFIYAEASSIARGK, encoded by the coding sequence ATGGTTACTACGGGAAGTTCAAGCAGTGAGCATAAGCAATACAGTAGTAGTAATGGGTTAAGGAGGGTATTAAGCTTTAGAGAGCTGTTCTTCGCATCATTGGGTGGTCAGTCCCCATTCCTAAGTATAACAACCTACGGTACAGCTATAATACTTTACGCAGGTTTACTAGCCCCATTAGCCGCATTAGTAGGTACACTAATCGTATTGGTTAATGGGCTTGTAGTATACCAGTTATCACGACGATTAACGAGGACAGGTGGCTATTATGCATACGCTAACCACTTCATAAGCCATAGGGTAGGTATTGAGACAGGGTTCATATACCTGTTTTACTCAATACTCTACGGAAGCGCGTATGCAATAGGCTCAGCGGGTATAATGTGGTTTCTATTTCACATTAACTTTACATACACCCTAATAGCGGTACTTATTGTTCAAGCAGTATTAGCTATATTAGGTATAAAACCATCAGCCAAATATGCAGTATTCGCCGGTTCACTTGAGTTAGGAATACTAGTAGTAATAGGTATAGTGTTGCTTTACCTTTCAGGTTTCAAGATAAGCCTAAGCCTAACCACTGGTCAAGGTATCTCATTAGCGCAATTCGGGTATGCCGCACTCTTTGCTGCCGCAATACCCACTGGGTATGGTACCATAACTCCCCTTTCAGGTGAAACTAAGATGGCAAGCAAGACTGTGCCTAAGGCTATTATTGCGGTAATACTAACGGGCGGATTACTTGCTGTGTTTGATCTTTTCGCCTTCAACTCAGCTGGATTAGCATTGTTTGAATCCTATGGGCGTTTTGAATCCCTTATTAAGTCAATGATTAGTATGAGCGCCTTCAACTCACCTATACTCTACCTCCTTCACGAGTACTTTGGTGTACTTATAGATATACCAGTCTTAGTGGCGCTTGTTAATGATGGTGTATTAGGTGTGTTGGCCTATAATCTGGCATCATCAAGGGTACTCTTCGCAATGTCTATTGATGGATGGGTACCTAAACCTCTAAGCTACATTAATGTGAACACCAATAATCCAATGCTGGCTGCTTTAGTATCATCCATTGGGATAATTGCTGTTAGTTTAATTTCATCAAGCCTATTATCACCATTAATGGCTTTTCTAGTTCTAGGAGGCTTATCAACCATGGCTGGCTTATTAGTTCATGTTGTATCTGATGTATCACTAATGAGACTTAGCATTAGGAAGGTTGAGAAGTACATGGGTCAAGTAATCTTAGCAACGGCGGCTTTAATTCTTGCAGGATACTCAATAACATCAGCATTAGTCTCAACTAAGCCAATGTTCGTAGAATTATTCCTAGGATGGTTAATAATAGGCTTCATCTACGCTGAAGCATCATCAATAGCTAGGGGTAAGTAA
- a CDS encoding S16 family serine protease, with amino-acid sequence MKINRLLPIIALAIAASALAYSWSTGSIFTNSVTIHALAVSGPSQGAVINITITAVKGLPSYLGGNVYVSAMPLPIGEGGTFISSSQIAAFVATTIAGQSLTSYNFLINVNSSTIEIGGPSASGYMTVGMYSLITNSSLNPSVVMTGMIMPDGTIGPVGGIPDKIRAAAQLGYSTVLIPYGQQNYVSSSGQVINLVNLGKQLGVNVVPVATVYQAIQYFTGRSFNLSLQVTPQVSNNISVISNYLYRTLYVNYGNESALGSQADYEAAISSANNGDYYTAASLLYNALISYYTNMFRNTTLSYAKALVANVSAQLNQMINEINGVKPTTANLDIMVGIYDRIYTAQVMLNTTVNDIQAGNTASLPSDLAQLYVRVITLKYWFNVLNAISGGNPIPVSYLSKLSGLYASYAYTTVTYLYSLASAEGLTTSIGVINTINQLINQTNEAQAYYQNGLYLEALAVSLDTIASASAIIHTMFLIGGSNASLYLLNIVRNVATYNEALVSQCNGLPVLSSAYVQFGDYWFGQYNSSLAGNPSSVSSQSYFEEALSLYEESIAYSLFLRQLYYELGACPIAYYTVNYTMLQYVPVSSAQHVVQGQLPGASLSIVNLAGVNLTYLAIGVVLVAMSVVVLMLKVVKVSRK; translated from the coding sequence ATGAAGATTAATAGGCTACTTCCAATAATAGCACTAGCCATAGCTGCATCAGCGTTAGCGTATTCATGGAGCACTGGGTCAATATTTACCAATAGTGTAACTATTCATGCGTTAGCGGTTTCAGGTCCAAGCCAGGGTGCTGTAATAAACATAACTATAACTGCTGTTAAGGGTCTTCCAAGTTACTTGGGTGGTAATGTGTATGTATCGGCAATGCCACTACCTATAGGGGAGGGTGGTACATTTATTTCTTCAAGTCAAATAGCGGCATTTGTAGCTACAACTATTGCCGGTCAATCATTAACAAGCTATAACTTCCTTATCAATGTTAACTCCAGCACTATAGAGATAGGTGGCCCATCAGCCAGTGGCTACATGACCGTGGGCATGTACTCGCTCATAACCAACAGTAGCCTAAACCCTAGCGTAGTAATGACCGGAATGATTATGCCTGATGGGACAATAGGCCCAGTGGGTGGGATACCGGATAAGATTAGGGCTGCCGCCCAATTAGGTTACTCAACGGTGTTAATACCTTATGGTCAACAGAACTACGTATCATCAAGTGGCCAAGTGATTAACCTAGTAAACTTAGGCAAGCAGCTTGGCGTTAATGTGGTTCCAGTAGCTACCGTATACCAGGCTATACAGTACTTCACGGGCCGTAGCTTTAACCTATCTCTACAAGTAACCCCTCAAGTGAGTAATAATATTTCAGTTATAAGTAATTACCTCTACAGGACGCTTTACGTTAATTATGGTAATGAATCAGCCTTAGGTAGTCAGGCTGATTATGAGGCAGCCATAAGCAGTGCCAATAATGGTGACTACTATACTGCAGCAAGTTTACTCTACAATGCCCTAATAAGCTACTACACTAACATGTTTAGGAATACTACACTAAGTTATGCTAAGGCTCTTGTTGCTAATGTGTCTGCTCAATTGAATCAAATGATTAATGAGATTAATGGTGTTAAACCCACAACCGCTAACTTAGACATAATGGTAGGGATCTATGATAGGATATATACTGCCCAGGTAATGTTAAACACCACCGTTAATGATATTCAAGCCGGCAATACGGCCAGTTTACCCAGTGATTTGGCTCAATTATACGTTAGGGTGATTACGTTGAAGTATTGGTTTAATGTGCTTAACGCTATTAGTGGTGGCAACCCAATACCGGTCTCATACTTAAGTAAATTAAGTGGACTATATGCATCATACGCATACACGACTGTAACATACTTATATTCATTAGCTAGTGCTGAGGGGTTAACCACAAGCATAGGGGTCATTAATACGATTAACCAGCTCATTAATCAAACTAACGAGGCGCAGGCCTACTATCAAAATGGTCTTTACCTGGAGGCGTTAGCAGTAAGCCTTGATACAATAGCCTCAGCAAGTGCCATAATTCACACAATGTTCTTGATTGGAGGAAGCAATGCGTCATTATACTTACTTAACATTGTTAGGAACGTTGCAACCTATAATGAAGCCTTAGTGTCCCAGTGCAATGGTTTACCAGTTTTATCCAGCGCCTATGTGCAGTTTGGTGACTACTGGTTTGGACAGTACAATAGTAGCCTTGCTGGTAACCCCTCATCAGTATCAAGCCAAAGCTACTTTGAGGAGGCTTTATCATTGTACGAGGAATCTATAGCGTATTCATTATTCTTAAGGCAACTTTACTATGAGTTAGGTGCATGCCCAATAGCCTATTACACTGTTAACTATACAATGCTTCAATACGTGCCGGTATCAAGCGCACAGCATGTGGTTCAAGGTCAATTACCAGGTGCATCACTTTCAATAGTTAACTTGGCTGGAGTTAACTTAACATATCTAGCCATTGGAGTGGTGTTAGTGGCTATGAGCGTAGTGGTTCTGATGCTTAAGGTTGTTAAAGTAAGTAGAAAATAA
- a CDS encoding ParA family protein, which translates to MPTVIPVISASGGVGKTTLALLIAHYLVEHGEDPGKILAVDTDPTAGLSLKIYEDDYDKINQLRRTLYHMFKDYDKGKNINIEDYVNLPGVSINASTLQNIRILPPGEDEEGDLSNLVTLWLGEYGRGDALFTILDKSGALNHFNYIIIDTAPFFDKRYTSIALAKTDLVKVDKAVVPLRPTLTDIKRTNRMIQAILRKINNEIKPIFVFNFDKDMLRHEAASLREAGVEVLAKGGGSSKNPRGVTSLEEVIRAINSLKSVGKVVNVALTYMASLTRFPEHELKNEEAYTPRCVVTSVISEFNHSIQPDCSILVETE; encoded by the coding sequence ATGCCCACAGTAATACCTGTAATATCAGCTTCTGGAGGTGTAGGTAAGACAACCCTAGCATTATTAATTGCACACTACTTAGTTGAACATGGGGAAGACCCAGGGAAAATACTTGCAGTTGACACTGACCCAACTGCTGGCTTATCGCTTAAGATATATGAGGATGATTATGATAAAATTAACCAGCTTAGGAGGACACTATACCATATGTTTAAAGATTACGATAAGGGTAAGAACATTAATATTGAAGATTACGTAAACTTACCTGGCGTAAGCATTAACGCAAGCACGTTACAGAATATAAGAATATTACCACCTGGTGAAGACGAAGAGGGTGATCTCAGTAACCTAGTAACGTTGTGGCTGGGTGAATATGGTAGGGGTGATGCATTATTCACAATCCTCGATAAATCAGGTGCCTTAAATCACTTTAATTACATAATTATAGATACCGCGCCATTTTTTGATAAGAGGTACACCTCAATAGCGTTGGCTAAGACTGACCTAGTTAAGGTTGATAAGGCAGTTGTGCCACTGAGGCCTACTTTAACCGATATTAAAAGGACTAATAGGATGATTCAAGCGATTTTAAGGAAGATTAACAATGAGATTAAACCCATATTCGTCTTTAACTTTGATAAGGACATGCTAAGGCATGAAGCCGCATCACTTAGGGAAGCTGGCGTAGAAGTCTTAGCTAAAGGAGGTGGTAGTTCTAAGAACCCAAGAGGTGTCACTTCCCTTGAAGAGGTGATAAGGGCTATTAATAGCCTTAAGTCGGTGGGTAAAGTAGTAAATGTAGCCTTAACTTACATGGCCTCGTTAACTCGTTTCCCAGAGCATGAGCTTAAAAACGAAGAAGCGTATACACCTAGGTGCGTAGTAACGTCCGTAATAAGTGAATTTAACCATAGTATTCAGCCTGACTGCTCAATACTGGTTGAAACAGAGTAA
- a CDS encoding AIR synthase family protein, translated as MVKFSNTFIEREILTMLGAHDNSVVLGPGIGEDAAVIRINGSYMAVHTDPVTGSSNLLGWLAVHVAANDIATRGVRPRWFLLALILPVDSSENDVVRIMRQVNDALIELNASLVGGHTEKSDTVTRPIAVTTVIGVGDRFIRTGGLRAGDVVVMTKYAALEATAVLASDFKDKLMSVLSEEEFKEAEGLYKMVSVVNDALTAAEYATSMHDPTEGGVLQGLLEMAYSSGKLIIVDEDNIPVLPITKKVLDAFNLNPLTVLSSGSLLIGVKENEAGKLIEKLREMRINASIIGRVIDGEPGVVVKSRSGERYFKGDLTIPDGVMEMWLGSNIKGDS; from the coding sequence ATGGTTAAGTTCAGTAACACTTTCATTGAGAGGGAGATTTTAACGATGCTGGGTGCGCATGATAATAGTGTTGTTTTAGGTCCAGGCATTGGCGAAGACGCAGCTGTTATTAGAATTAATGGCTCCTATATGGCTGTTCATACTGACCCAGTTACTGGTTCAAGTAACTTACTGGGTTGGTTAGCGGTTCATGTGGCTGCTAATGATATTGCAACTAGGGGTGTTAGGCCTAGATGGTTTTTACTAGCATTAATACTACCTGTTGATTCAAGTGAGAATGATGTCGTTAGAATAATGAGACAGGTTAATGATGCATTAATTGAACTTAATGCATCCCTAGTAGGTGGACACACTGAAAAGTCCGATACTGTGACTAGGCCTATTGCAGTAACAACAGTCATTGGTGTTGGTGATAGGTTCATAAGGACAGGGGGCTTAAGAGCAGGTGACGTTGTAGTTATGACTAAGTACGCTGCCTTAGAAGCCACGGCGGTCTTAGCCAGCGACTTCAAGGATAAGTTAATGAGTGTTTTAAGTGAGGAGGAGTTTAAGGAGGCTGAAGGCCTCTATAAAATGGTGTCTGTGGTTAATGATGCCCTCACTGCAGCTGAGTACGCTACGTCAATGCATGATCCAACCGAGGGTGGAGTCTTACAAGGTTTGCTTGAAATGGCGTATTCTTCAGGGAAGCTAATAATCGTTGATGAGGACAATATTCCAGTATTACCAATAACAAAAAAGGTACTTGATGCCTTTAATCTTAACCCATTAACAGTGCTCTCCTCAGGATCATTATTAATAGGTGTTAAGGAAAATGAAGCAGGCAAACTCATTGAGAAATTAAGGGAAATGAGAATAAACGCATCAATCATCGGCAGGGTAATTGATGGTGAACCAGGCGTAGTAGTTAAGAGTCGTAGCGGTGAGCGGTACTTCAAGGGTGATTTAACTATACCAGATGGTGTAATGGAGATGTGGCTGGGTAGTAACATTAAGGGGGACTCCTAA